A single region of the Halorubrum depositum genome encodes:
- a CDS encoding PRC-barrel domain-containing protein: MVDILAENLSGKAVMSSDGTELGDLYNITMDLKSGELNDLLVSPHEHLSPERSGFDVDEMGRLKVPVGNVKAVKDYIVVAR, encoded by the coding sequence ATGGTAGATATCCTCGCGGAGAACCTCTCCGGGAAAGCGGTGATGAGCTCGGACGGAACCGAACTCGGCGACCTGTACAACATCACGATGGACCTGAAGTCCGGCGAGCTGAACGACCTGCTCGTCAGCCCGCACGAGCACCTCAGCCCCGAGCGGTCAGGGTTCGACGTCGACGAGATGGGCCGACTGAAAGTGCCGGTCGGGAACGTGAAGGCGGTGAAGGACTACATCGTCGTCGCCCGCTGA
- a CDS encoding NOB1 family endonuclease produces MEVLDTSAFIHEYTTDDDVVSVPEVHEELTGEGALRFDAMEGSGMAIHVPAPEVIDNVRRAARGSGDDAELSDTDTRLIATALELSATLVTDDYAMQNVAERLDLDVEPIARDGITEEREWRFQCVGCNRTFDENKERCPICGSDLTRKNPA; encoded by the coding sequence ATGGAAGTCCTCGACACCTCGGCGTTCATCCACGAGTACACCACCGACGACGACGTCGTCTCGGTGCCCGAAGTGCACGAGGAGCTCACCGGCGAGGGGGCGCTCCGCTTCGACGCGATGGAGGGGTCGGGGATGGCGATCCACGTCCCGGCGCCCGAGGTCATCGACAACGTCCGGCGCGCCGCGCGCGGCTCCGGCGACGACGCGGAGCTGTCGGACACCGACACGCGCCTGATCGCGACCGCGCTCGAGCTGAGCGCGACGCTCGTCACCGACGACTACGCGATGCAGAACGTCGCCGAGCGGCTCGACCTCGACGTCGAGCCCATCGCCAGGGACGGGATCACGGAGGAGCGCGAGTGGCGCTTCCAATGCGTCGGCTGCAACCGCACGTTCGACGAGAACAAGGAACGGTGTCCGATCTGCGGCAGCGACCTGACGCGGAAGAACCCGGCGTGA
- a CDS encoding DUF2891 domain-containing protein, protein MNAFETLSSDALRAGRADALDDAVASALAAHPLDGIGTEYPHYQGRVEGPEAPPRPAENHPVFYGCFDWHSAVHSHWALVRLLRLVPDHPDEPAIAAEIEGRLTPERVAGEVEYLDEHPGFEEPYGWSWLLRLAAELHLWDDPRADAWREALRSLEDRIRRGTRESFLEIDRPQRVGTHGNTAFALAGILDYARVVGDPDLGREATATARRLYANDTAAVVGAEPVGWDFVSPVLTEADLMRRVLDADAFATWLDGFLPDLSGAPHDALLEPIPVEPDEGDGAAIHLIGLNVSRAWCLAGLADALAGREGPAAARLREPLDAAARRHAEAGAAGVLTDDYAGSHWLSSFALYLLTRNEGGIAPGAG, encoded by the coding sequence GTGAACGCATTCGAGACGCTCTCGTCGGACGCGCTCCGGGCCGGCCGGGCCGACGCGCTCGACGACGCGGTCGCGAGCGCGCTGGCCGCCCACCCGCTGGACGGGATCGGGACCGAGTACCCGCACTATCAGGGGCGGGTGGAGGGGCCGGAGGCGCCGCCGCGGCCCGCCGAGAACCACCCCGTCTTCTACGGCTGCTTCGACTGGCACTCGGCGGTCCACAGCCACTGGGCGCTCGTGCGCCTGCTGCGGCTCGTCCCGGACCATCCGGACGAGCCCGCGATCGCGGCGGAGATCGAGGGCCGGCTGACGCCCGAGCGCGTCGCGGGAGAGGTCGAGTACCTCGACGAGCACCCCGGCTTCGAGGAGCCGTACGGGTGGTCGTGGCTGCTGCGACTCGCCGCCGAGTTGCACCTGTGGGACGACCCGCGCGCCGACGCGTGGCGCGAGGCGCTCCGCTCCCTCGAAGACCGGATCCGCCGGGGGACCCGCGAGTCGTTCCTCGAAATCGACCGGCCCCAGCGGGTCGGCACCCACGGCAACACGGCGTTCGCGCTCGCCGGGATCCTCGACTACGCGCGGGTTGTCGGCGACCCCGACCTCGGACGCGAGGCGACGGCGACCGCGCGCCGGCTCTACGCGAACGACACCGCCGCCGTCGTGGGCGCAGAACCCGTCGGTTGGGACTTCGTCTCGCCCGTGCTGACCGAGGCGGATCTGATGCGCCGCGTCCTCGACGCCGACGCCTTCGCGACGTGGCTCGACGGGTTCCTCCCGGACCTCTCGGGGGCGCCGCACGACGCGCTGCTGGAGCCGATCCCAGTGGAGCCCGACGAGGGAGACGGCGCCGCGATCCACCTGATCGGCCTCAACGTCTCCCGCGCGTGGTGTCTCGCGGGCCTGGCCGACGCGCTGGCGGGGCGCGAGGGACCGGCGGCGGCCCGACTCCGGGAGCCCTTGGACGCGGCGGCTCGCCGGCACGCCGAGGCGGGGGCCGCGGGCGTGCTCACCGACGACTACGCGGGCTCGCACTGGCTCTCCTCGTTCGCGCTGTACCTGCTGACGCGGAACGAGGGCGGGA
- the infB gene encoding translation initiation factor IF-2 has product MTDHTNADTLRTPIVAVLGHVDHGKTSLLDTIRGSAVSEGEAGAITQHIGATDIPLDTISEMAGELIDPTDFDLPGLLFIDTPGHHSFSTLRARGGALADIAVLVVDVNDGFQPQTEEAIDILRRTGTPFVVAANKVDTTPGWNPQDGQPIQKSLEAQSERAESMLNENLYEIIGQLSDAGFSADLYWRVQDFQKNIGVVPLSALTGEGVPDLLTVLMGLSQRFMKEEMEIDVQGPGEGTVLEVKDERGFGATIDTVVYDGVVRNGDKIVVGGQDEPIVTEIRALLQPRPLEEIRTEKQFEKVAEVGAAAGVKIAAPDLDRAMAGAPVRVVRDRPEAEVVEEVKAELAEIEVETAEDGVVVKADTLGSLEAMANALREAEVPILRAEVGDIAPRDIAVAETANQDEHKAILGFNVDLLANAETELESADVKLFTDDVIYQLIEEYETFVEERQRAQQETVLDKVVRPARFRILPDHTFRQNDPAVVGVEIISGTLQNNRNVGMFEGNEFERVGQLSGIQKQGDDVDEARAGERVSIAIDGPTVGRGIEEGDTLWTEVPEKHAKILEQELKEEITADEREALAAYLDTKRKRDPFWGK; this is encoded by the coding sequence ATGACCGACCACACAAACGCGGACACCCTTCGGACGCCGATCGTCGCCGTGTTGGGTCACGTCGACCACGGCAAGACGAGCCTGCTCGACACGATCCGCGGCTCCGCCGTCAGCGAGGGCGAGGCCGGCGCGATCACCCAACACATCGGGGCGACGGACATCCCGCTCGACACCATCTCCGAGATGGCGGGCGAGCTCATCGACCCGACCGACTTCGACCTCCCCGGCCTCCTGTTCATCGACACGCCGGGCCACCACTCCTTCTCGACGCTGCGCGCCCGCGGCGGCGCGCTCGCCGACATCGCGGTGCTCGTCGTCGACGTCAACGACGGCTTCCAGCCGCAGACCGAGGAGGCGATCGACATCCTCCGGCGCACCGGCACCCCCTTCGTCGTCGCCGCCAACAAGGTGGACACGACGCCGGGGTGGAACCCCCAGGACGGCCAGCCGATCCAGAAGAGCCTGGAGGCGCAGTCGGAGCGCGCCGAGTCGATGCTCAACGAGAACCTCTACGAGATCATCGGCCAGCTCTCCGACGCCGGCTTCTCCGCGGACCTCTACTGGCGCGTGCAGGACTTCCAGAAGAACATCGGCGTCGTCCCCCTGTCGGCGCTCACGGGCGAGGGCGTCCCCGACCTGCTCACCGTCCTGATGGGCCTCTCGCAGCGGTTCATGAAAGAGGAGATGGAGATCGACGTCCAGGGCCCCGGCGAGGGGACGGTGCTGGAAGTGAAAGACGAGCGCGGGTTCGGCGCCACCATCGACACGGTGGTGTACGACGGCGTGGTCCGCAACGGCGACAAGATCGTAGTCGGCGGGCAGGACGAGCCGATCGTCACCGAGATCCGGGCGCTGTTACAGCCGCGACCGCTCGAGGAGATCCGCACCGAGAAGCAGTTCGAGAAGGTGGCGGAAGTCGGCGCCGCGGCCGGCGTGAAGATCGCCGCGCCGGACCTCGACCGGGCGATGGCCGGCGCGCCGGTCCGGGTCGTCCGCGACCGCCCGGAGGCCGAGGTCGTCGAGGAGGTGAAAGCCGAGCTCGCGGAGATCGAGGTGGAGACCGCCGAGGACGGCGTCGTCGTCAAGGCCGACACGCTCGGCTCGCTGGAGGCGATGGCGAACGCGCTCCGCGAGGCGGAGGTGCCAATCCTGCGCGCCGAGGTCGGCGACATCGCGCCGCGCGACATCGCCGTCGCCGAGACCGCGAACCAGGACGAGCACAAGGCCATCCTCGGGTTCAACGTCGACCTCCTCGCGAACGCCGAGACGGAGCTGGAGAGCGCCGACGTGAAGCTGTTCACCGACGACGTCATCTACCAGCTGATCGAGGAGTACGAGACGTTCGTCGAGGAGCGCCAGCGCGCACAGCAGGAGACGGTGCTGGACAAGGTCGTCCGCCCCGCGCGCTTCCGCATCCTCCCCGACCACACGTTCCGTCAGAACGACCCCGCGGTCGTCGGCGTCGAGATCATCTCCGGCACCCTCCAGAACAACCGCAACGTCGGCATGTTCGAGGGCAACGAGTTCGAGCGCGTCGGCCAGCTCTCCGGGATACAGAAGCAGGGCGACGACGTCGACGAGGCGCGCGCCGGCGAGCGCGTGAGCATCGCCATCGACGGCCCCACCGTCGGGCGCGGCATCGAGGAGGGCGACACCCTCTGGACGGAGGTCCCCGAGAAGCACGCGAAGATCCTCGAACAGGAGCTGAAAGAGGAGATCACGGCCGACGAGCGCGAGGCGCTCGCGGCGTACCTCGACACCAAGCGGAAGCGGGACCCCTTCTGGGGGAAGTGA